CGGCCGAGCGGGCCCTGACCGGCACCGTGCCGGATGACGCGTCGATCCGGGCGGCCGTGGACGCCGCCGTCGCCGGGCTCTCCCCGTCGGGGGACGCGCACGGCAGCACCGAGACCCGTACCGACATCGCCCGCAGCTACCTGCGCCGCGGCATCGAGCTGGCGCTGACCCGCGCCCAGGACCGGAGGTGAGCGACATGGAACGCCACGACGTCACGCTGACCGTGAACGGCCGGACGTCCACCGTGTCGGTGGAGCCCCGCAAGCTGCTCGTCGACGTGCTGCGCGAGGACCTCGGGCTCGTCGGCACCCACATCGGGTGCGAGCACGGCGTCTGCGGCACCTGCACCGTGCTCCGCGACGGCGAGAGCATCCGCTCCTGCACGACGTTCGCGGTGCAGGTGGACGGCGCGGAGCTGCGCACGGTGGAGGGCCTCGCCTCGGGATCCGAGCTGCATCCGCTGCAGGACGAGTTCTGGGACAAGCAGGGACTGCAGTGCGGCTTCTGCACGCCCGGGATGCTCATGCGGGCGTGCGAGATCGTCGAGCAGAAGCCGGACGTGACGCGCGAGGAGGTGCGCGAGGGCATCGCGAGCAACCTCTGCCGGTGCACCGGCTACCAGTTCATCACCGACGCCGTGTGCGCCGCCGCCGCGCGGATGAAGGCCGGCTCGACCGAGACGACCGGAGCACAGGCATGACGACCGTGGACCGCCCGGACGCCCCGCCCGTCCGCACGCACAAGCCCGACCGCACCTGGGTCGGCAAGTCGATCCGCCGCGTCGAGGACCCGAAGTTCCTGCGCGGGCGCGGCGGCTACATCGGGGACATGACCGTCACCGGCATGCTCTACGCCGCCGTCCTGCGCAGCCCGCACCCGCACGCCCGGATCACGGGGATCGACACCACCGAGGCGTCGGCCGCGCCCGGCGTGCACGCGGTGATCACCGGTGCGCGGGCGGCCGAGCTGTGCGACCCGCTGCCCGACTTCGGCCCGAACCCCGCGGCCCACACGTGGCGCTGCCTGGCCGTGGACAAGGTCCGCTACGTCGGTGAGGGGGTCGCCGTCGTGGTCGCCGAGAGCCGCTACCTCGCCGAGGACGCGCTCGCCCTGATCGACGTCG
This sequence is a window from Pseudonocardia petroleophila. Protein-coding genes within it:
- a CDS encoding (2Fe-2S)-binding protein — translated: MERHDVTLTVNGRTSTVSVEPRKLLVDVLREDLGLVGTHIGCEHGVCGTCTVLRDGESIRSCTTFAVQVDGAELRTVEGLASGSELHPLQDEFWDKQGLQCGFCTPGMLMRACEIVEQKPDVTREEVREGIASNLCRCTGYQFITDAVCAAAARMKAGSTETTGAQA